The segment AAGCTATAAATTAGATGACTTGAAAGTTTCTTCTTGTGAAGGGAGAGATGTACTGGAAGATTGTGCCCTTTCAAAATCACAGACCCTTAATTCCTCCAACAGCAACGATTTAACGAATACTGCTGTATCTTCTGCACAAGAGCAGACAAGGGTAAGAATTGACCTCCCCCTAAAGCTGGAACAAGCAGTTTTGAGGAGCAGAAGACAAAGAATCAGCACCAGAGATTCTCACCATAACCGGACTGGCACTGCTACCCGAAATTACACAGGATCCTTGAAGGACCAACGTAGGATAAAACAACTATCCGTACGATCAAGGAGCCCAAACCGAGCGCACCAAGAAAAGGAGGTGAGACTAGAAGAAATGTTTTTCTACAACTGAGTAGTAATGATTTTTAATTGTTACATTAGAGGATCTGTCATAAAAAAATTGGAAGTTTGgacaacattaaaataaatatttccacTGATATAAAAAAGATCTGTTTCGTGTACGAAATCTGAATCTATTATTTATAAAAGGTTTCCTTTTGTCGGTTTTCACGCTGAATATTGTTTCAGGAAAAGGATCTACTAGCGCTTCCTGGAGATGGGATCAGGTACCTTGAGAGTCTATGTGTTATGTTGGAGCAGATAGCGGAGCTGCAGCAGAGGAATCAGTGTCTGCAACAAGAGATGAGAGAGGCAGAGGAAAGACAAAACAGAGTGAGTGTCCCTTTTTTAATGTACAGCATGAAGGAAACCTTTAATGGAACTctaatttgtattttgtatataaaagagcagcaataaaccgtgttaaaaatatattttgtgttaaaaaaaaaaaggttacagctgtaaaatttaaagtgaaactacAGGAAGTGGATGTTTGAGGTCATGTGATATACAGGCATCAGTTGCTAACTAGATAATTGGaacagtttatttaaagggacatgaaacccaaaattaatctttcatgattcagatagattatcattttaaacaactttccaatctacttgtattatctaatgtgcttcattctattggtatcctttgttgaagaagcagcactgcactactgggagctagttaacatactgggtgagctaataacatgaaggatatatgtgcagccaccaatcagcagctcctgagcctacctaggtattcttttgaacaaagggtaccaagagaatgaagcaaattatataatagaagtaaaatggaaatttgtttaaaatcacatgttctatctgaatcatgaaaaaaaaatggggttcatgtccctttaaaacagaaacATCCAATAAAAAAGCTCTTAATACAATTTGTAATATACTTCTTCAGATAGTACTACAAAAAGGTATCTTTTCTATATCTATTTAGTTGCATTTCCCCCCCTTTTGCCGTCACTATGCTATACTGTTTTAATGCCAAACCTCATATTATGTAAaaatgggctaaaagaggctacaGTTTGGGTGGGTGTCATTTAAAGAACACACTACCAGACTATGTTAATTCACAGGGACATTAAACTATTGACACAACTACAATAGAATGGATACTACGCACCATGCTCAGGCTGCTCCTCCTGTGTATAAAGCTCCAAACCTATCTTTCACTCTAACTTAAGAAATATGGCTGTCAAAAAAacagcaatgtcactgatctgtgaaagtgcataGGCTCTGTTACAGGATGTGAGAATACCTAAGCTACAAAATGGCGACATGCAGTTTAAATATCTAAAGCTTTACCTACTGCCAGCTGTAAGCGGTCAAAAGAAGAAAGCTGCAGgcacagcagaaaaaaaatactacCATGGTAATCAAGCATgatattgtagttgtactcagcggattaatgtccctttaagtgcttagcTTTTGTGTTAGTTAACTGTTAACTACTGCATAATACaaagcatgtccctttaagtcagctttTTCTCTTGTAGGTCCATTTTATAGATGCATGTGTTTGTGGTTCTTCTGGTCGTCATGGGAACATAGACTtaaatatggctgatggccccctTCCTGAGATGAAACCTTGGAAGTCCACACACTATCGAAAAAGATCCAGCTCTCATACAGGAGTACTGCAAAGCATAACCCAGACCATAGGTAAAGGAGGATCCTAACGTATTTTAGTATATTATGGAATGATAGCAGTTAAAGAGTTATGTTACCTCCTGAGCTGTGACACATCATTTGACATGTAGGTCAAATAAAAAGTACCACATTCTTTTAGCATTTCTATCAGATGGTGGGTTACATAAATCATGCACTATGTTTATTATGATGATAGAAGTTTCTGGTAGAGGAAACAAGAAAACAGAGGCACCTCCTAACGCAATATCACCAGGGCAAGGAGAAATGGATAACGATAAAATACCACTCACACGATTGTGCTTACAAGGCAGGCCGAGACCTCTGAGCCGCTGACAATTGTGTGCTATACCTCAAGTGAGTGGTATCTTATCGTTATCCATTTCTCATTGCGCTAGGAGGGGCCTCTGATTGTTTGTTTCCTCTCCTAGAAACTTCTATCATCTGCAAGTTTGTGTGACAGAGAGCGGCCAGGACATCTTGATCACCCATTTGGAGACTTGTGAGACTGTGATTTGTctgatctgatatatatatatatatatatgcagtatatatatttttttaattccatTGTTGTTGTTCGCGCCCCCTTTTGGTTGTAGATTATTATCTCAacctatatatatgttttattaggaCAAGGAAAATACCTGAAATAACTTTGTTTGTTCTATTTATAGATAATAACCTGACAGGAGCAGAGAAGTTGGAGCCTCATTTCGTGAGTGTTCCAAACCTGCAGGATGAGGAAATATCAAAAACAGAACAGAACTGCAAGGTGAGGACTATGACACATAGCTATGTATATGTCAGTATTACTCACGCCAGCCTAATTAAGTTATGCTGTCAGTGAAATACACACCACTCATTCTTTCACTAAGACTCACCAATGTTGCTCATGCACAGTGATATTGGACACACACAATACTCTCACTCGGTCACTGTGACATATATCTTTATTATTCTAACTCCTTGGGCCAGGCACAAAGTATTGGAAATAtctctttaaccttttaacgccgttatgccgttctattccgtcataattacactgggctttaaagccgttatgacggaatagaacgtcataacaaacggctgtcctgaagccttctgtgcttctaggacttgatcgcggtctggagggcgttcctagggttgtagggacgccccccagatgcgatccaataattgaaatctcgcgatcgtatgcacgatcacgtagtttcaatttgtctacatcggaacaggtgttccgatgtaggcactttaaccctgtcactaaagggttaaagggacattccagtcaaaatataaatgcacatagattaattacatctttgattagaaacatatttgccatatacatgtattggcaaaaatgcttctagtaaaagttattactgttttagtgttaacatttttctctgcacgtgcatgtgaagcatagctagatattgtcactgcacccacattttaaataatgtagctgctcagatcatcattggggcttgtatcatgtcaccaattaacaaattgagtcattaccagatggtacaagcaccttaggctctctgagcaagtgctgtgtttaaaatgctggtgcacagtgcatacttaaatacacctttgaaacagctataacttttttattagaagtatttttgctaatgcatgtatattacaaaattgcttctgttcaataccgaaatgcacccatgtggttttcaattttggctggaatatccctttaaggtttgctaATGCAATTGAAAAAGCTGGATTTGATCATTAAaaaggacagtttagtcaaaatgaaacttttatgattcagatagggcatgcaattttgaacaacagTTATCATCACATTTGCGTTGTTCTTTTTATATGTACAGTTTCTGAAGCACCAGTTACTACTAGGGTTGCCAACtttattgtaaaagaaatatatgccATGCTCATTATCATAAATTTGCATAACTAAATATACAGCATAAATTAGGAACTAAAGCTACTAGGACTGATGTTAACTGATCATTTTGATTCTAATTAGATTACATCATACTTAGAAGAAGTTCCACCATGCTAGGACCCTAGTtattactgagcatgtgtaaacgTTCAGTATATAcgtatacgagtctgtgattgcctggtggcagtcacatgatacagggcgggagcaaataaatatattttgaaatttgttagaaaaaatgtaATCTAACAAATCCCACATATCACAATGACTTGCACACACATTATCCCAGTTGCATTGaattaaatgtattggaaatatCTATTTTAGGTTTGCTAATGCAATTGAAAAAGCTGGATTTGATCattaaaaaggacagtctagtcaaaattaaacttctatgtttcagatagggcatgcaatcaattccaatatgctttgttctcttggttttcttagttgaaagttaaacctaggtaggctcatatgctgatttctaagcccttgaaggccgccttttatctgaatgcatttgaaaggtttttcacagctagagggtgttagttcatgtgtgccatatagataacattgtgctcatgctgtgcagttacttatgagagggcactgattggctaaaatgcaagtttgtcaaaagaactgaaataagggggcagtctacagaggcttagaaacaaggttatcacagagttaaaaagtattttaatataaccgtgttggttatgcaaaactggggaatggataataaagggattatctatatttttaaacaataacaattctggagtagagtgtccctttaaatctgtcacTCATAATGAAAATATCAGTGCCAAAGTGCTGGCCTTTGTGTATAAAGAGAGAGAAGATAAGCAGGTCTGAGATTCCTGCAGGCTCATCCCATTGAAATGGCATGTTCTTGAGTACGAAAGGGTGGCAATTTCAACAagcaaaaacatttatttcaggCACAAAAATGAAAACTAAAGGCTCTCTAAATTTAAAGCtgaagctggtattacaagtaattgGAACCATATTAGACTAAGACAAATGCTGAGACTGTTACACACAGATTTGTCATAATAAGACTAATGCTTTGCTCTTCATGACCACACTGCTTTCTCTGTCATATTGCTCTCTTTAAGGGCCCAATTCTCCAAAGCTCTCTGGTGTGACAAGATTATATAAGAAGTCTCATCAGCACTGTAAGGTCCCTCAAAGAGGCAAACATGAGTTTGAGAGCTGTTTGCTAAGCAGGGTCTTGATGTGAATGAgatcacatacattacaatataatgttaaaagcaaagattttgtgtgatttctctccataccagtGAGCTTTGGATCATCAGGTCACTATCAGACTTGCACTGGCAAAATATctaattatatacctgtataatacttctaaaataagtgtaagctttttacaaatatagccacaaaaaagtgctgccccctccaatTTGCTGCcccaggcaagtgccttgttttgcataggccaaaatatgcccctgcatTAAGACTCTCGCATACCACTTCTTTATTTAAACAGTCATAAAAATACATGCTTCCTCTGTTACACAGACACATGTGCACTATTCTGTCTGCTACTATGTACTGTACACAGATTTAGGATCACTACTGGGTATGGGCATATCTTAGGTTgtctgggctatatatatataaagaagatatGTTCTCTTCCAATATGGAAGTCAAGGTATTCTTTAGAACCCATAATATGAAGCTTGCCAGATtgctaataaagggacactaaagtcacaattaaacttttataattcagatagaacatatagttTAAAAGGCTTCCCAATTTGCTTTTAGTTACTTCCACAatcaaattaaaaggacagtctacaccagaattgttattgttttaaaggatagatagataatcccttgtttacccattccctagttttgcataaccaacacagttatatttatatatgttttacctctgtgattatcttgtatctaagcctctgcagactgccccttttgtttcagttcttttgacagacttgcagtttagccaatcagtgatgggtcccaggtaacttcacgtgcacgagcacagtgttatctatatgaaaaacatgaactaacaccctctagtggtcaaaaacctgttaaaatgcattcttaagaggcggccttcaaggtctaagaaattagcatatgaacctcctaggttaagctttcaactaggaataccaagagaacaaagaaaaattggtgataaaagtaaattggaaaattgtttaaaattacatgccctatctgaatcgtgaacgttttttttggactagactgtccctttaagcattgcatagtctttatatgcacactttctgaggcaccagttactactagggttgccaactttattgtaaaataaatatctgcCATACTCATCATAAATTTGCATAACTCAGGAACTAAAGCTAATAGGACTGATGTTTACTGATCATTTTGATTCTAATTAGATTACATCATACTTAGAAGAAGTTTCACCATGCTAGgacctttattttatatatatatatatatatatatatatatatatatatatatatatattctttattttctacatagaCATGAACCATAAAAATACcttctgggtggcaaccctagttatatGCGTATATACTGAAATTTTACACATACTCAGTAATAAGTCTGTGATTGCCTggtggcagtcacatgatacagggcgggagcaaataaatacattttgaaatttggtaGAAAAAATGTACTGCACATTTAAAATTCagaaagttctattgcattgtctttttattatgcacttattgaatatgcaattctactgcatttaaaggtacagtctagtcaaaattaaactttaatgattcagatagggcatgtaattttaaacaaatttccaatttatgttatcttcaattttgctttgttttattgttattcatAGACCTATTTACTGGGAAGAAAGAGTTCACCCACAGATAACTACTTATCTCATGCTCTAGATTAGACCATCAATGGTGCATTAGTCACTGAAGTCTACACATTGCTCTGGAACACACAACACTTTCTATTCTTGGTTTCACTAAAAGTAAACTTCTCATATTAATTGTGACATGCACACACCTCTCTCTGTAAGATAACAAAGACTTATTTCCTTAAACATAAATCTATTATTCACAATGAAAAActcacaaaataattttcttttagtaccCACAGACTGACGCCTCCCAGTGGAATAAGATCAAGTATTTAATGTCCAAATTCACACGGAAAGCTGCTGGAGCTGCAGCCGCCCAGGAAAACTCGTTTGCAGGAACACAAAACAACTACAGGTAAATACATAATTTTggcaattaagaaaaaaaaaattgatggtgAGGAAACGTATGTTATTGGGAATGGTAGAAATAACTAAAAAGTAAATGTCCGCATTTTGTTAATTCTAAACTTTTCTTGCCCTATTTCCAGGTCTCAGGCCCTTCAACAAAATTCTTCGCCGACACCTAAAAGGTTATTTTTGCCTTCGCTGGTTATCAGGCCCCGCAGCCAGAGGCGGCAGTTTGTTTGAACGTTAATAAACGGAAACTGTGTATGACAATGAGGAGCAAAAAACACTTCTGTGTCACTAGTGGGAGAGTAACAGTGATACTCTGCAGTGAACCGGCATATCAATGCTACTGCTTTGCaaataaaagtaaaatcacaaGGAGCCAGTATTGCATGGGATACAATGACAACTTTCTAACATAATGGTCTTCTACATGTCAGTAAGAGGATTACAGACTATATAGGTGCCTTGCACTGTAGCAGAATGGCTTACTCTCATACTGTCCACTACCCGCTCTTGGACTTATGAAGCAAAGTGCTAGAGTGGAAGATAACGGCACATAATGCTCTGCAAGGGAAGGCGTCTTAATGTTTTTATCAAGACTAGAAGTCAGTATACCAGGAGACTGTCACAAAGGGAACCACTTTGAAAGCACACTGTATATaatgtttaatgtatatttttatttatatttaaaatgacgAGTGCACATTTATACAGAAACCTATAACTGTAAATATAAACCTAAGTTATATGTATTAGTTTATTTTAGAATAAAAGTTTTATCTTCTACTTATTGCTATAAGTGTCTGTAATTGGTGACTTCAATAACCGGAACTCTTACCCTATAATTGTTCTGTACTCATTACTGCTCTATTAAAGGTACTTTCATCTTATGACTACCACTCACCACTCATATATTTCACATCCTCTCATTCTATAACATAGCACTGCTCTATAAAATTACCTTTCATCCGACAACTATCCTGTACCTATCATACGATCATTCCCTCTATAACTGTTCTGTATCTATCACTGCTCTATCACATGACCTGTCACCCTATCACTGCTCTATCACATGACTTgtcaccaggggtcaagtcctacaaaaaaagtgtgggaactcaccaagacttccaccccctcacaattaatattattttatttatatatatatatatatacatacacacacccaccccttcacaattaatattattttatatatatataaaagtaacaagaatttgcactcactggtcttttcgtCACTGTTTTTTtgaaggaaagaccagtgagtgcaagttcttgttactTTTATCCATtgctcactagcaccctggcatgtTGACCTGGAAGTGCGAGTGCTTAtctatgggattatatatatatatatatatatatatatatatatatatatatatatatatacatatacacacacactgtatttatatgtatataatctctacactttagttaatgaaagcaaattaaaccaaattaagggttgaatggttgcctgagaatcctcctctgtcacacccactcaaggtgcaatagtcctatctttgctgaggggagctaaataaccccagagcctgccacacagaaatgtaagtacCATGTGTTAAACACATTGCGAGGTGATCATACAGCAGGACCTCTGACAGGCtttcatttagtgtattgtaggaagtgttacttcccattactagaggatctcactatccctctaaccagactgtgctccagctcctcccaccaccagcagcagtgtttactgaggtGTTTCTGTGATAGGTtatcctgtacctatcactgctctATCACAT is part of the Bombina bombina isolate aBomBom1 chromosome 6, aBomBom1.pri, whole genome shotgun sequence genome and harbors:
- the LOC128662245 gene encoding uncharacterized protein LOC128662245; the encoded protein is MDPSSDVCGSIDPSFDHEEDDSECHRTFSLLRSRFEKSESEDSGVELPPTSPFGSENSYNPEETESLENSSPEEPESLKCFPSYKLDDLKVSSCEGRDVLEDCALSKSQTLNSSNSNDLTNTAVSSAQEQTRVRIDLPLKLEQAVLRSRRQRISTRDSHHNRTGTATRNYTGSLKDQRRIKQLSVRSRSPNRAHQEKEEKDLLALPGDGIRYLESLCVMLEQIAELQQRNQCLQQEMREAEERQNRVHFIDACVCGSSGRHGNIDLNMADGPLPEMKPWKSTHYRKRSSSHTGVLQSITQTIDNNLTGAEKLEPHFVSVPNLQDEEISKTEQNCKYPQTDASQWNKIKYLMSKFTRKAAGAAAAQENSFAGTQNNYRSQALQQNSSPTPKRLFLPSLVIRPRSQRRQFV